In Chanodichthys erythropterus isolate Z2021 chromosome 18, ASM2448905v1, whole genome shotgun sequence, the following are encoded in one genomic region:
- the mgmt gene encoding methylated-DNA--protein-cysteine methyltransferase isoform X2 has translation MSDSGHCVLRDVTLCSPVGEILLRGCERGAHTIDIKLGTDKEESVHPIGQSEMSPELQRCVDWLQCYFMKPESISTLLLPSLHHPLMQSAHVLWTLLKEVGLGQTVSYKQLAEMIGNPNAVRAVGSAMKKNPIPLIVPCHRVLRSSGDSGSYMGGKGDDIKVWLLTHEKKALKLHSSKSE, from the exons ATGTCTGACAGCGGTCATTGTGTGCTGCGTGATGTGACTCTTTGTTCGCCAGTGGGGGAAATCCTGCTGAGAGGCTGTGAGAGGGGAGCTCACACCATTGATATCAAACTGGGAACAGACAAGGAGGAGAG TGTACACCCTATTGGCCAGTCAGAAATGAGCCCTGAGTTACAGCGCTGTGTTGACTGGCTTCAGTGCTACTTCATGAAACCCGAGTCCATCAGCACTCTTCTTCTGCCTTCCTTACACCATCCGCTAATGCAGAGCG CACATGTGCTGTGGACTCTGTTGAAGGAAGTGGGGCTTGGGCAAACGGTCTCGTACAAGCAGCTTGCTGAAATGATCGGGAATCCAAATGCTGTGCGAGCCGTGGGCTCAGCCATGAAGAAAAACCCT ATTCCACTGATAGTGCCATGCCACCGGGTGCTGCGCAGCTCAGGGGACAGTGGATCATATATGGGAGGAAAGGGAGATGATATTAAAGTTTGGTTGCTCACTCATGAGAAAAAAGCATTGAAACTTCATTCTTCAAAGAGTGAATAA
- the mgmt gene encoding methylated-DNA--protein-cysteine methyltransferase isoform X1, translating to MSDSGHCVLRDVTLCSPVGEILLRGCERGAHTIDIKLGTDKEESVHPIGQSEMSPELQRCVDWLQCYFMKPESISTLLLPSLHHPLMQSDSFTAHVLWTLLKEVGLGQTVSYKQLAEMIGNPNAVRAVGSAMKKNPIPLIVPCHRVLRSSGDSGSYMGGKGDDIKVWLLTHEKKALKLHSSKSE from the exons ATGTCTGACAGCGGTCATTGTGTGCTGCGTGATGTGACTCTTTGTTCGCCAGTGGGGGAAATCCTGCTGAGAGGCTGTGAGAGGGGAGCTCACACCATTGATATCAAACTGGGAACAGACAAGGAGGAGAG TGTACACCCTATTGGCCAGTCAGAAATGAGCCCTGAGTTACAGCGCTGTGTTGACTGGCTTCAGTGCTACTTCATGAAACCCGAGTCCATCAGCACTCTTCTTCTGCCTTCCTTACACCATCCGCTAATGCAGAGCG ATTCTTTTACAGCACATGTGCTGTGGACTCTGTTGAAGGAAGTGGGGCTTGGGCAAACGGTCTCGTACAAGCAGCTTGCTGAAATGATCGGGAATCCAAATGCTGTGCGAGCCGTGGGCTCAGCCATGAAGAAAAACCCT ATTCCACTGATAGTGCCATGCCACCGGGTGCTGCGCAGCTCAGGGGACAGTGGATCATATATGGGAGGAAAGGGAGATGATATTAAAGTTTGGTTGCTCACTCATGAGAAAAAAGCATTGAAACTTCATTCTTCAAAGAGTGAATAA
- the gnrh3 gene encoding gonadotropin-releasing hormone 3, whose product MEWKGRLLVQLLMLVCVLEVSLCQHWSYGWLPGGKRSVGEVEATFRMMDTGDTMLSIPADTPMEQLSPIHIVNEVDAEGLPLKEQRFPNRRGRV is encoded by the exons ATGGAGTGGAAAGGAAGGTTGCTGGTCCAGTTGTTAATGCTAGTGTGTGTGTTGGAAGTTAGTCTTTGCCAGCACTGGTCATACGGTTGGCTTCCTGGTGGAAAGAGAAGTGTTGGTGAAGTGGAGGCAACATTCAGG ATGATGGATACTGGTGACACAATGCTGTCTATTCCTGCGGACACGCCAATGGAGCAGCTTTCACCAATACACATA GTGAATGAGGTGGATGCTGAAGGTTTGCCTCTGAAAGAACAGAGATTTCCCAACAGACGAGGAAGAGTGTAA
- the ecd gene encoding protein ecdysoneless homolog isoform X1: MDVLRRPAIPEDAVQYQLFLVHPDPSDAEANERFLKQILQNILAEIAPLLVPYIWQHQSFNLRYHPEKGDVPAHLGGVTEFGDNVEDEWFIIYLLKHITHIFSDVAVVVYDNDGQFILIEAAEHLPKWLDPDSSENRVFLYRGELHILPNRTRSEEVGWPSDSVPAVGQALEVLHSHTESCLAKQPIRSALARRLDGYPDKIQQNFHHAHCYVPAGIAVVLSRRPDLIAAAVSAFYLRDPVDLQACRNFHTFPPDTRVMTSVRFTRCLYAQLQQQSFVPDRRSGFTLPARSHPLYRAHELGMKLAHGFEILCSKSGQSSSEQETPVSSNPLWRGFLDSLKKNGYFKGELEGSARYRDLMTSAENFFRQSVTSTHCPDIHIPGDEVLKVMEGASYSLEGLKKQEAHLPPEDSDAWLDMSPQELERLLEEKGSRRVSDGTRKMAQPDEEVQEEEAGYSLIAVTQGMKNFINAMSSHEGAELPRSCLTEPFSFDPDAVTSALDRLLGTKDDELDSDDFDDDEDDDDENEEVQNGSSQEQAGSEALGNLKKYMEEMDQELQSTNIGKTFTQNNGASNKADASKSSSATSGSELVEEEIQPLDVDLNLVTNLLESLASQAGLAGPASNLLQSLGIHIPPDADQS; this comes from the exons ATGGATGTTTTGAGAAGACCTGCCATTCCCGAAGATGCGGTCCAGTATCAGCTGTTCCTGGTTCACCCTGACCCATCAGACGCAGAAGCTAACGAGAGATTCCTTAAGCAGATCCTGCAGAACATCCTCGCTGAGATCGCCCCTCTCCTGGTGCCGTACATCTGGCAACATCAGTCTTTCAATCTAAGATACCACCCTGAGAAAG GAGATGTGCCCGCACACCTGGGTGGTGTTACTGAGTTTGGTGATAATGTGGAGGATGAATGGTTCATCATTTACCTGCTAAAACACATAACGCACATCTTTAGTGACGTAGCTGTTGTTGTCTATGATAATGATGGGCAGTTTATTCTGATTGAAGCAGCTGAACACCTGCCAAAGTGGCTGGACCCTGACAGCAGTGAGAACAGG GTGTTCCTGTACCGGGGAGAGCTGCACATATTACCCAACCGTACACGTTCTGAGGAGGTTGGCTGGCCCAGTGACTCAGTGCCTGCTGTGGGTCAGGCTCTAGAGGTGCTGCACTCACACACTGAGAGCTGTTTAGCCAAACAGCCCATACGCTCCGCTCTGGCCAGGAGGCTGGATGG GTATCCAGATAAAATCCAGCAGAATTTCCACCATGCCCACTGTTACGTGCCTGCGGGCATTGCTGTGGTGTTGTCTAGGAGGCCTGACCTGATAGCCGCGGCGGTGTCTGCTTTCTATCTGCGTGACCCTGTTGACCTCCAGGCCTGCCGAAATTTCCACACCTTTCCTCCAGACACCAGAGTTATGACATCA GTGAGGTTTACTCGATGCTTGTACGCACAGCTGCAACAACAGAGTTTTGTTCCAGATCGGCGGAGTGGTTTCACGCTTCCTGCCCGCTCTCATCCCCTGTACAGAGCTCACGAGCTGGGAATGAAACTG GCCCATGGCTTTGAAATCCTGTGCTCTAAGAGTGGACAGTCTTCATCAGAGCAAGAGACTCCAGTCAGCAGTAACCCATTATGGAGAGGCTTTTTAGATAGCCTTAAAAAGAATGGATACTTTAAG GGTGAACTAGAAGGATCTGCTCGATACAGAGACTTAATGACATCAGCGGAGAATTTTTTCAGACAGTCGGTAACCAGCACTCATTG CCCTGATATTCATATTCCTGGTGATGAGGTGTTGAAAGTCATGGAGGGCGCCTCCTACAGTTTGGAAGGCCTAAAAAAACAAGAGGCACATCTACCACCAGAGGACA GTGATGCGTGGTTGGACATGTCACCTCAGGAGCTGGAGAGGCTGCTTGAGGAGAAAGGAAGTCGAAGGGTGAGTGATGGCACTCGAAAGATGGCACAGCCTGATGAGGAGGTGCAGGAGGAAGAAGCTGGCTACAGTCTGATCGCTGTAACACAAGGCATGAAGAACTTTATCAATGCCATGTCTTCTCATGAAGGCGCTGAACTACCAAG ATCATGCTTGACTGAGCCCTTCAGTTTTGATCCAGATGCAGTAACCAGTGCTCTTGATAGATTGCTAG GAACTAAGGATGATGAGTTAGACTCGGACGActttgatgatgatgaagatgatgatgatgagaatGAAGAAGTGCAGAATGGTAGCTCTCAGGAGCAGGCAGGTTCAGAGGCACTGGGGAATCTGAAGAAGTACATGGAAGAAATGGACCAGGAACTGCAAAGCACAAATATTGGCAAAACTTTTACACAGAACAATGGA GCCAGTAATAAAGCAGATGCATCTAAAAGCTCATCGGCAACCTCGGGCTCAGAGCTTGTTGAGGAAGAAATCCAGCCGCTTGATGTGGATCTCAACCTGGTTACAAATTTACTCGAATCTCTTGCTTCTCAGGCAGGCCTTGCTGGGCCTGCGTCTAACCTACTGCAGAGTCTAGGCATCCACATCCCACCTGATGCAGATCAGTCCTGA
- the ecd gene encoding protein ecdysoneless homolog isoform X2, whose translation MDVLRRPAIPEDAVQYQLFLVHPDPSDAEANERFLKQILQNILAEIAPLLVPYIWQHQSFNLRYHPEKGDVPAHLGGVTEFGDNVEDEWFIIYLLKHITHIFSDVAVVVYDNDGQFILIEAAEHLPKWLDPDSSENRVFLYRGELHILPNRTRSEEVGWPSDSVPAVGQALEVLHSHTESCLAKQPIRSALARRLDGRPDLIAAAVSAFYLRDPVDLQACRNFHTFPPDTRVMTSVRFTRCLYAQLQQQSFVPDRRSGFTLPARSHPLYRAHELGMKLAHGFEILCSKSGQSSSEQETPVSSNPLWRGFLDSLKKNGYFKGELEGSARYRDLMTSAENFFRQSVTSTHCPDIHIPGDEVLKVMEGASYSLEGLKKQEAHLPPEDSDAWLDMSPQELERLLEEKGSRRVSDGTRKMAQPDEEVQEEEAGYSLIAVTQGMKNFINAMSSHEGAELPRSCLTEPFSFDPDAVTSALDRLLGTKDDELDSDDFDDDEDDDDENEEVQNGSSQEQAGSEALGNLKKYMEEMDQELQSTNIGKTFTQNNGASNKADASKSSSATSGSELVEEEIQPLDVDLNLVTNLLESLASQAGLAGPASNLLQSLGIHIPPDADQS comes from the exons ATGGATGTTTTGAGAAGACCTGCCATTCCCGAAGATGCGGTCCAGTATCAGCTGTTCCTGGTTCACCCTGACCCATCAGACGCAGAAGCTAACGAGAGATTCCTTAAGCAGATCCTGCAGAACATCCTCGCTGAGATCGCCCCTCTCCTGGTGCCGTACATCTGGCAACATCAGTCTTTCAATCTAAGATACCACCCTGAGAAAG GAGATGTGCCCGCACACCTGGGTGGTGTTACTGAGTTTGGTGATAATGTGGAGGATGAATGGTTCATCATTTACCTGCTAAAACACATAACGCACATCTTTAGTGACGTAGCTGTTGTTGTCTATGATAATGATGGGCAGTTTATTCTGATTGAAGCAGCTGAACACCTGCCAAAGTGGCTGGACCCTGACAGCAGTGAGAACAGG GTGTTCCTGTACCGGGGAGAGCTGCACATATTACCCAACCGTACACGTTCTGAGGAGGTTGGCTGGCCCAGTGACTCAGTGCCTGCTGTGGGTCAGGCTCTAGAGGTGCTGCACTCACACACTGAGAGCTGTTTAGCCAAACAGCCCATACGCTCCGCTCTGGCCAGGAGGCTGGATGG GAGGCCTGACCTGATAGCCGCGGCGGTGTCTGCTTTCTATCTGCGTGACCCTGTTGACCTCCAGGCCTGCCGAAATTTCCACACCTTTCCTCCAGACACCAGAGTTATGACATCA GTGAGGTTTACTCGATGCTTGTACGCACAGCTGCAACAACAGAGTTTTGTTCCAGATCGGCGGAGTGGTTTCACGCTTCCTGCCCGCTCTCATCCCCTGTACAGAGCTCACGAGCTGGGAATGAAACTG GCCCATGGCTTTGAAATCCTGTGCTCTAAGAGTGGACAGTCTTCATCAGAGCAAGAGACTCCAGTCAGCAGTAACCCATTATGGAGAGGCTTTTTAGATAGCCTTAAAAAGAATGGATACTTTAAG GGTGAACTAGAAGGATCTGCTCGATACAGAGACTTAATGACATCAGCGGAGAATTTTTTCAGACAGTCGGTAACCAGCACTCATTG CCCTGATATTCATATTCCTGGTGATGAGGTGTTGAAAGTCATGGAGGGCGCCTCCTACAGTTTGGAAGGCCTAAAAAAACAAGAGGCACATCTACCACCAGAGGACA GTGATGCGTGGTTGGACATGTCACCTCAGGAGCTGGAGAGGCTGCTTGAGGAGAAAGGAAGTCGAAGGGTGAGTGATGGCACTCGAAAGATGGCACAGCCTGATGAGGAGGTGCAGGAGGAAGAAGCTGGCTACAGTCTGATCGCTGTAACACAAGGCATGAAGAACTTTATCAATGCCATGTCTTCTCATGAAGGCGCTGAACTACCAAG ATCATGCTTGACTGAGCCCTTCAGTTTTGATCCAGATGCAGTAACCAGTGCTCTTGATAGATTGCTAG GAACTAAGGATGATGAGTTAGACTCGGACGActttgatgatgatgaagatgatgatgatgagaatGAAGAAGTGCAGAATGGTAGCTCTCAGGAGCAGGCAGGTTCAGAGGCACTGGGGAATCTGAAGAAGTACATGGAAGAAATGGACCAGGAACTGCAAAGCACAAATATTGGCAAAACTTTTACACAGAACAATGGA GCCAGTAATAAAGCAGATGCATCTAAAAGCTCATCGGCAACCTCGGGCTCAGAGCTTGTTGAGGAAGAAATCCAGCCGCTTGATGTGGATCTCAACCTGGTTACAAATTTACTCGAATCTCTTGCTTCTCAGGCAGGCCTTGCTGGGCCTGCGTCTAACCTACTGCAGAGTCTAGGCATCCACATCCCACCTGATGCAGATCAGTCCTGA